A section of the Meles meles chromosome 8, mMelMel3.1 paternal haplotype, whole genome shotgun sequence genome encodes:
- the LOC123949301 gene encoding olfactory receptor 6-like, producing MQLENITQISEFILVGFPTSPWLQVLLFFLFLITYLFVLLENLVIILTVWITGSLHKPMYYFLGTMSFLDTWYVSVTVPKMLAGFLLHPNTISFLGCMIQLYFFISLACTECVLLAAMAYDRYLAICCPLHYPAMMTTGFCVQLTLSSWVSGFTISMAKVYFISQVAFCGNNILNHFFCDVSPTLKLACMDFSMAEMVDFVLAILILVFPLSATVLSYGFIVSTILHIPSATGQRKAFSTCASHLTVVVIFYTAVIFMYVRPRAIASFNSNKLISAIYAVFTPMINPIIYCLRNKEVKDAIRKTMSSGQALFLKDSLC from the exons ATGCAACTT GAAAATATCACCCAAATTAGTGAATTCATCCTGGTGGGTTTCCCTACTTCCCCATGGCTACAGgttctgcttttcttcctcttcctcatcaccTACCTGTTTGTGCTATTGGAGAATTTGGTCATCATTCTCACTGTATGGATCACTGGGTCCCTGCACAAGCCCATGTACTATTTTCTGGGTACCATGTCCTTTCTGGACACTTGGTATGTATCTGTCACAGTCCCCAAGATGTTGGCTGGATTCCTACTTCATCCCAATACCATCTCCTTCCTGGGATGCATGATCCAACTCTATTTCTTCATCTCACTTGCCTGTACTGAGTGTGTGCTCTTGGctgccatggcctatgaccgttACCTGGCTATATGTTGTCCTCTTCATTATCCAGCCATGATGACCACAGGATTTTGTGTGCAGCTGACTCTCAGTTCCTGGGTGAGTGGCTTCACCATCTCCATGGCAAAGGTATACTTCATCTCCCAAGTCGCTTTCTGTGGCAATAATATCTTGAACCATTTTTTCTGTGATGTTTCCCCTACCCTCAAACTGGCCTGCATGGACTTTTCTATGGCTGAGATGGTAGACTTTGTGCTAGCCATTCTCATTCTTGTGTTTCCCCTCTCAGCCACTGTCCTTTCCTATGGATTCATTGTCTCTACCATTCTGCACATTCCCTCAGCCACTGGACAGCGGAAGGCCTTCTCCACCTGTGCCTCTCACCTTACAGTGGTGGTCATCTTCTATACAGCTGTGATCTTCATGTATGTCCGACCTCGGGCCATTGCTTCATTCAATTCTAACAAATTGATCTCAGCCATATATGCAGTCTTTACTCCCATGATCAACCCTATTATCTACTGCTTGAGGAACAAGGAGGTCAAAGATGCCATCAGAAAAACCATGTCAAGTGGCCAAGCCCTTTTCTTGAAAGATTCTCTTTGCTAA